The following proteins are encoded in a genomic region of Longimicrobium sp.:
- a CDS encoding glycosyltransferase — protein sequence MRVLHVGKFYPPHAGGMESHLELLCRMTKADVDLQVLVSADDPHTVHELVDGIPVTRVGTKLTLASASLNPGMAREIRRADADLVHFHHPNPTAVLSYRAARPRGRLVVTYHSDIVRQRVLGPLFSPILHRFLRRADAVIASSPNYAASSPVLRRHAERVSVIPFGIDPHEFQQVDQDEAAAIRRHHGERIVFAAGRLVYYKGFDYLVRAMRRVDAALLIAGDGPLRGELARLAAEESVAGRVTLLGPVPDLRPYYHAADVFALPSVARSEAFGIVQMEAMACGLPVVNTALDTGVPFVSPDGVSGLTVAPADVDALADALNRLLGDAALRGRLGRGGRERVAGELSAATMARRTLELYRTVAATPARSKLSGSP from the coding sequence ATGAGGGTGCTGCACGTCGGCAAGTTCTATCCGCCGCACGCGGGAGGGATGGAGAGTCACCTGGAGCTGCTCTGCCGGATGACGAAGGCGGACGTCGACCTCCAGGTGCTGGTGAGCGCGGACGATCCCCACACCGTCCACGAGCTGGTCGACGGCATCCCTGTCACGCGCGTGGGGACGAAGCTCACGCTCGCGTCGGCATCGCTCAATCCGGGGATGGCACGGGAGATCCGGCGCGCGGACGCGGACCTCGTCCACTTCCATCACCCCAATCCCACCGCCGTCCTGTCGTACCGGGCCGCGCGGCCGCGGGGGCGGCTGGTCGTCACCTATCACAGCGACATCGTCCGCCAGCGTGTGCTCGGGCCGCTCTTCTCGCCCATCCTGCACCGCTTCCTGCGCCGCGCCGACGCCGTCATCGCCAGTTCGCCGAACTACGCGGCCAGCTCGCCCGTCCTCCGCCGCCACGCGGAGCGGGTGTCGGTGATCCCCTTCGGCATCGATCCGCACGAGTTTCAGCAGGTGGATCAGGACGAAGCCGCCGCGATCCGCCGGCACCACGGCGAGCGCATCGTCTTCGCCGCGGGACGGCTGGTCTACTACAAGGGATTCGACTACCTTGTACGCGCGATGCGCCGGGTCGACGCCGCGCTCCTGATCGCCGGCGACGGGCCCCTCCGCGGGGAGCTCGCGCGGCTGGCGGCGGAGGAGAGCGTCGCCGGGCGGGTGACGCTGCTGGGCCCGGTGCCGGACCTGCGCCCGTACTACCACGCGGCGGACGTGTTCGCGCTCCCCAGCGTGGCGCGCAGCGAGGCGTTCGGGATCGTGCAGATGGAGGCGATGGCCTGCGGGCTCCCGGTGGTCAACACCGCGCTCGACACCGGCGTCCCCTTCGTCTCGCCCGACGGCGTCAGCGGCCTGACCGTGGCCCCCGCGGACGTCGACGCGCTGGCGGACGCGCTGAATCGCCTCCTCGGCGACGCGGCGCTGCGCGGGCGGCTGGGCCGGGGCGGGCGCGAGCGCGTGGCCGGCGAGCTGAGCGCCGCGACCATGGCCCGGCGCACGCTGGAGTTGTATCGTACCGTCGCAGCAACGCCTGCCCGCAGCAAACTCTCCGGATCTCCCTGA